In Cololabis saira isolate AMF1-May2022 chromosome 14, fColSai1.1, whole genome shotgun sequence, a single genomic region encodes these proteins:
- the dgat2 gene encoding diacylglycerol O-acyltransferase 2: protein MPASLPGHLLIQAGNRGAVGSELCTHPRSYLISFHHSGAHVIQQTSVMKTILAAYSGVLKGTGSSILSALQNRPLAFWPCQSKMEKHLQVISVLQWVISFLALGAACTVLLIYMFWTDCWLIAALYTAWLIVDWNTPKQGGRRSSWVRSWTVWTYFRDYFPIRLIKTHDLLPSRNYIFGYHPHGIFSFGAFCNFGTEATGFSKKFPGIKPSLATLAGNFRMPVLRDYLMSGGICPVNRNSIDYLLSCNGIGNAVVIVVGGAAESLHCAPGMNCVTLKNRKGFVRLALQKGSDLVPVYSFGENDAYKQVIFEEGTSWRYMQKKLQKILGFAPCLFHGCGLFFGNSWGIVPYSKPITTIVGEPITVPKIENPTEEMVDLYHSMYVKSLQCLFDKFKTRFGLKESDILHIQ, encoded by the exons ATGCCCGCTTCGCTTCCCGGTCACCTGCTGATCCAGGCTGGCAACAGAGGAGCTGTAGGCTCGGAGCTCTGCACACATCCGAGGTCTTATTTGATTTCTTTCCATCATTCGGGCGCCCACGTCATCCAACAGACCTCAGTTATGAAGACCATCCTTGCTGCATATTCTGGCGTCCTCAAAG GGACCGGCTCCAGCATCCTCTCTGCCCTGCAGAACCGGCCGCTGGCGTTCTGGCCCTGCCAGTCCAAGATGGAAAAACATCTGCAGGTCATCTCTGTTCTGCAGTGGGTCATCTCCTTCTTAGCTTTGG GTGCTGCCTGCACTGTGTTGTTGATCTACATGTTCTGGACTGACTGCTGGCTGATTGCTGCCCTTTACACTGCCTGGCTCATTGTCGACTGGAACACCCCGAAACAAG GTGGCAGGAGATCCTCTTGGGTGAGGAGCTGGACAGTATGGACGTATTTCAGGGACTACTTTCCAATCAGG CTCATTAAAACGCATGATCTGTTGCCCAGCCGGAACTACATATTTGGATACCACCCCCACGGTATCTTTTCTTTTGGCGCTTTCTGCAACTTTGGGACGGAGGCGACCGGCTTCTCCAAGAAATTCCCCGGCATCAAGCCCTCCCTGGCGACTCTGGCAGGAAACTTCCGGATGCCTGTCCTTCGAGACTATCTGATGTCTGGAG GTATCTGTCCAGTGAACAGGAACTCTATTGATTACCTGCTGTCCTGTAATGGGATTGGCAATGCTGTGGTCATCGTAgttggaggagcagcagagtcTCTACACTGCGCACCCGGCATGAATTGTGTCACCCTGAAGAACCGGAAAGGCTTTGTAAGGCTGGCCCTACAGAAAGG CTCTGACCTGGTTCCCGTATACTCCTTTGGAGAAAACGATGCCTACAAGCAGGTTATCTTTGAGGAGGGGACCTCCTGGAGATATATGCAGAAAAAGCTACAGAAGATCTTGGGCTTTGCACCATGCCTTTTCCATGGATGCGGTCTTTTCTTTGGCAACTCCTGGGGAATTGTGCCTTATAGCAAACCCATCACCACCATAG TCGGAGAGCCCATCACAGTGCCAAAAATTGAGAATCCAACTGAGGAGATGGTGGATCTCTACCATTCAATGTACGTCAAGTCCCTCCAGTGTCTTTTTGACAAGTTCAAGACCCGCTTTGGTCTGAAGGAGAGTGACATCCTGCACATCCAGTGA